TTGCGGCGGATACGGTCTCCTGGCCAACGGCGAAAGGGGAGCGTGTAGAGACCCGCATAGAGCTGGAGCAGCCATTGACAGCTCCCCTCACAGCAGGCAACCGTGTAGGACAGGCGGTCTTTACCTGGAAGGGACAGGAGATTGGCCGGGTGGACCTGCTGTGCGGTGGGAACGTGGCCCCCGCGGTAGAATCCGCCTGGAACACTTTGAAACTGCCGGGATAGAGGAGACTATGGAAGAACGCATTCAAAAATTGCTCTCCGCTGCGGGAATTTGTTCCCGCCGCACAGCGGAGACATACATCACAGCCGGACGGGTAACGGTAAACGGCCGCCCGGCAGCGCTTGGAGATCGAGCGGACCTGGAGCGGGATGACATTTGCGTGGATGGAAAGCGTCTGCAATCAAAGACAGAACGGGTCTATCTGCTGCTTAACAAGCCCCGTGGGTATGTGACGACGCTCCAGGATGAAAAGGGACGAAAGACTGTGGCGGAGCTGGTCAAGGACTGCGGCGCCCGAGTCTGGCCAGTGGGACGGCTGGATATGGACTCTGAGGGATTGTTGCTGATGACCAATGATGGGGAGCTGACCCGCCGCCTGCTGCATCCCGGCGAAGAGGTGGAAAAGACCTACCATGTCTGGGTGTACGGCCCGGTAGCCGGTGCCGCGAAGCGTCTAGCCGCTGTGACGGATTTGGAGGGGGAATGCATTCGTCCAGCCCGGGTGGAAATGCTGCGGCACACCACCCGGACGGCAGAGCTGGCTGTTACCATTCATGAGGGGAAAAACCGTCAGATCCGGCGCATGTGTGCCGCCTGCGGTCTGACGGTCAAGCGGCTGCGCCGGGTACGTGAACACACGCTGGAGCTGGGGACACTGCCACCAGGGACATGGCGGTATCTAAGCGAAGCAGAGCGGATGGCGCTTACTCAGAGTTCCCAGTGAGGCGGTCCGGTGTCAGACACTTTCGTAAGCGTTTCGTCCAGCAAAAATGGTTGCTTTTCCAGAGAAATATGATAGAATACGACGGAACCACACGCTGGACTTTCGGCTACGAGGGCACGTATGGAAACCGATGAGGAGAGAATGACCGTGGCGAAAAGTATTTTACATATGATTGACGGGCATATGAACCGCTTTTCCAAGGGACAAAAGCGGATCGCCGGGTATATCCTGGAGCATTACAACGAGGCCGCGTCTATGACGGCCAGCAGGCTGGGGAAGCTGGTGGGCGTCAGCGAGTCCACGGTAGTGCGTTTTGCCTCGGAGCTGGGATACGACGGCTATCCAAGCATGCAGCGAGCCCTGCAGGAGATGATTCGAGGCCGATTGACCTCTACGCAGCGCATCCAGGCGGCGGGGAGTACCTTTTCCGGCCAGGATATCCTGGGCGCGGTGCTACAGTCAGATATTGACAAGTTGCGGGAGGTGGTTAGCGAGGCAGACCGCCAAGCCTTTGACAACGTTGTGGACCGCATCGAAAGGGCGGGGCATATCTATATTTTGGGTGCCAGATCCTCTACTTTTGTAGCGGGATATTTGAACTTTTACCTGCATTTGCTGTTTGAAAACGTCACCCTGGTGCAGACCACCGCTGCCGGTGAGATCTTTGAGCAGCTTTTCCGAATTGGAACGGAAGACGTGATGATTGCCATCAGCTTTCCACGATACTCCAAAGTCACCATGAACAGCGTGAAATTTGCCAAGGATCGGGGAGCCACCATCATAGCCATTACAGATAACGCACTCTCTCCGGTCTTTCAGATGTCTGACGCCGCGCTGTTGGCACCGTGTGAGATGATCTCCTTTGTAGACTCCATGGTGGCGCCGCTGTCTTTGATTAACGCACTGCTGGTTGCCCTGGCATGCCGGATGGGGAAGGATGTCTCTGCGACCTTTTCGGAGCTGGAAGGCATCTGGAACGAATACGACGTCTTTGGGAAGGTGGATGATGAGTAGGGAAGTCGTAGTGGTGGGCGGTGGTGCTGCTGGTATGATGGCGGCGATCACTGCCGCAGAGCAGGGGGGCAGCGTAACGCTGCTGGAGCCAAACGAGCGGCTTGGGAAAAAGCTGAATATTACAGGAAAGGGCCGCTGCAACGTCACGAACGACGCAGACTTGAACACGCTTCTGGCCAACACGCCGAAAAATGGAAGATTCCTGTACAGCGTTTTCTCACGGTTTGACGGACGGGATGCCATGTCGTTTTTTGAAGAGATGGGCGTTCCCCTGAAGGTGGAGCGGGGCGGCCGGGTGTTTCCCGTGTCCGACCGCTCTTTTGATGTCAGCGGCGCGCTGGAGCGGCGATTGAAGTCGCTGCGGGTGTCACTGGTGCGAGATCGGGCAGTAGATTTGGAAATCGAAGATCATGAGGTCCGAGGTGTTTCTGGGGAGCGGCGGCGCTATGCTGCCCAAGCGGTGATTCTGGCTACCGGTGGAATCTCCTATCCAGCCACCGGCTCTACTGGAGATGGCCACCGCATGGCGGAGCGGGCCGGGCACACAGTGACGCCGTTGCAGGGCTCCCTGGTGCCGCTGCAGGGCACACTGGACAATGGCGCCTCCTGCGCACGGCTGCAGGGCCTGGGCCTGCGGAACGTGGGAGTGACTGTTTTTGAAAACCAGAAAAAAATCTATACGGACCTTGGCGAACTGCTGTTTACCCACTTTGGTGTCAGCGGCCCGCTGGTGCTGTCCGCATCCGCTCATATGCGGTGTTTTGGGAAAAAAGCCTACCACCTGGAAATCGATTTGAAGCCGGCGCTGGATGAGCAGACTCTGGACCGCCGTCTACTGTCGGATTTTGAGAAATATGCCAATCATGACTTTTGTAATGCATTACAGGACCTGTTGCCACAAAAGCTGATTCCTGTGATGGTGGAGGCATCCGGTATTCAGCATCACCAGAAGGTCCATGAGATCACCCGGGAGCAGAGGAGGGCACTACTGCTTAAGTTCAAACACTTTGTGGTAAAAATTTCTGCGCCCTGCCCTGTGGAGGAAGCCATTGTCACCTCTGGCGGAATTCGAGTAAATGAAGTGAACCCAACCACGATGGAATCAAAACTTGTAAAGGGATTATACTTTGCGGGTGAACTGCTGGACGTAGACGCCTATACAGGTGGATTTAACCTGCAGATTGCCTGGGCAACAGGCCGTGCCGCCGGGATGGCTGCGGCAGAAGAAGGGAGAAAATCATGAGTACCATTCGCATTGCGATTGACGGACCCTCCGGTGCGGGAAAGAGCACCTTGGCCCGCAGTATTGCAGAGAAGCTGGGTTATCTTTATGTGGACACGGGGGCCATTTACCGTACCCTTGGATATCATATCTACGCCAAAGGGCTGAATCCCAAGGACGGGACGGCGGTGAGTGCGGAACTTCCGGGGCTACGGGTGGAGATGTCCCACGGGAGGGATGGGCTGCAGCGCATGCTTTTGAACGGCCAGGATGTTACAGAGCGCATTCGTCTACCGGAGGTGTCCATGTACGCCTCCGCTGTGTCGGCCCATCCCAGCGTGCGGACCTATCTCCTGGAGATGCAGCGGGCGCTGGCCCGGACGCACAATGTGATTATGGATGGCCGGGACATCGGCACGGTTGTACTGCCAGATGCGGAGGTCAAGGTATTTCTCACTGCCTCGCCAGAGACCAGGGCGCACAGGCGGATGTTGGAGCTGGAAGATCGGGGGACACCGGAGCCCTACGAAAAGGTGCTGGCAGATATTCAAAAGCGGGACTGGGACGACTCTCACAGAGCGGTAGCGCCTCTGCGGCAGGCGGAGGATGCGGTGGTTCTGGATACCACTGCATTGAACTTCCGAGAGAGTGAGGAGGCCCTGCTGCGGATCATCCGGGAGAGGACAGCCAAATCATGAAGCCATTTAATTTGTTTTTTGTGTTTGTATACTACTTGGTAGGACTTGTAACCCGCATTCTGCACCCTACCACAGTGGAGGGGATGGAGAATCTGCCTGAGCATGGTGCACTGCTGTGCCCCAACCACTCTAGTAATTGGGACCCGATTTTGGTTGTTCTGAGGCTTCCCATTCACTACCGGGTACACATTATGGCGAAGGAAGAGCTCTTCCGCAACCCGGTGTTGGCCTGGATTCTTCGCAAGGTGGGGGCATTCCCTGTCAGTCGTGGGAGCAATGACATCGAAACAGTCCGTACTGCCATGCAGTCCATCAAAAGTGGTGATAACCTCTTGATCTTTCCGGAGGGGACGGTGATCCGCAATGGCATTGGCTATGTGGACGGCCTTCCGCCCCGGGCGCGGGCGGGAGTGGCGGTGATCGGCGTGCGGACAGGAGCTACCCTGATCCCGGTTTTTGTGGATGGGGAGAAGAAGCTGTTCCACCGGACCCGCATCATCTTTGGAAAGCCCTATGAGCCCCATTATACCGGCCGGCGGGGAACTTCGGAGGAGATGCAGAAAATCGCGGATGATCTGTTGGAGGAGGCCTATGCCTTGGGCGGCCAGGCTGTGGGAGGTGCACCGCTGTGCGGGAAGTGATGTTGGCCAAAAGTGCCGGCTTTTGCTATGG
Above is a genomic segment from Pusillibacter faecalis containing:
- a CDS encoding pseudouridine synthase, which translates into the protein MEERIQKLLSAAGICSRRTAETYITAGRVTVNGRPAALGDRADLERDDICVDGKRLQSKTERVYLLLNKPRGYVTTLQDEKGRKTVAELVKDCGARVWPVGRLDMDSEGLLLMTNDGELTRRLLHPGEEVEKTYHVWVYGPVAGAAKRLAAVTDLEGECIRPARVEMLRHTTRTAELAVTIHEGKNRQIRRMCAACGLTVKRLRRVREHTLELGTLPPGTWRYLSEAERMALTQSSQ
- a CDS encoding MurR/RpiR family transcriptional regulator; translated protein: METDEERMTVAKSILHMIDGHMNRFSKGQKRIAGYILEHYNEAASMTASRLGKLVGVSESTVVRFASELGYDGYPSMQRALQEMIRGRLTSTQRIQAAGSTFSGQDILGAVLQSDIDKLREVVSEADRQAFDNVVDRIERAGHIYILGARSSTFVAGYLNFYLHLLFENVTLVQTTAAGEIFEQLFRIGTEDVMIAISFPRYSKVTMNSVKFAKDRGATIIAITDNALSPVFQMSDAALLAPCEMISFVDSMVAPLSLINALLVALACRMGKDVSATFSELEGIWNEYDVFGKVDDE
- a CDS encoding NAD(P)/FAD-dependent oxidoreductase, with translation MSREVVVVGGGAAGMMAAITAAEQGGSVTLLEPNERLGKKLNITGKGRCNVTNDADLNTLLANTPKNGRFLYSVFSRFDGRDAMSFFEEMGVPLKVERGGRVFPVSDRSFDVSGALERRLKSLRVSLVRDRAVDLEIEDHEVRGVSGERRRYAAQAVILATGGISYPATGSTGDGHRMAERAGHTVTPLQGSLVPLQGTLDNGASCARLQGLGLRNVGVTVFENQKKIYTDLGELLFTHFGVSGPLVLSASAHMRCFGKKAYHLEIDLKPALDEQTLDRRLLSDFEKYANHDFCNALQDLLPQKLIPVMVEASGIQHHQKVHEITREQRRALLLKFKHFVVKISAPCPVEEAIVTSGGIRVNEVNPTTMESKLVKGLYFAGELLDVDAYTGGFNLQIAWATGRAAGMAAAEEGRKS
- the cmk gene encoding (d)CMP kinase, with translation MSTIRIAIDGPSGAGKSTLARSIAEKLGYLYVDTGAIYRTLGYHIYAKGLNPKDGTAVSAELPGLRVEMSHGRDGLQRMLLNGQDVTERIRLPEVSMYASAVSAHPSVRTYLLEMQRALARTHNVIMDGRDIGTVVLPDAEVKVFLTASPETRAHRRMLELEDRGTPEPYEKVLADIQKRDWDDSHRAVAPLRQAEDAVVLDTTALNFRESEEALLRIIRERTAKS
- a CDS encoding lysophospholipid acyltransferase family protein; amino-acid sequence: MKPFNLFFVFVYYLVGLVTRILHPTTVEGMENLPEHGALLCPNHSSNWDPILVVLRLPIHYRVHIMAKEELFRNPVLAWILRKVGAFPVSRGSNDIETVRTAMQSIKSGDNLLIFPEGTVIRNGIGYVDGLPPRARAGVAVIGVRTGATLIPVFVDGEKKLFHRTRIIFGKPYEPHYTGRRGTSEEMQKIADDLLEEAYALGGQAVGGAPLCGK